GATAATTTGAAGTGTTGAATTAATTATTGTTCACAAGAAATTATGCGTTTTTGAAACAATTCTATCACATATTATACAATTTAAGCTCTCACCAACCTTGTTATTGCTAGAtattttacatcaaaaggacttgatggatattgcatgtttaataagatcatcgtagagcatcctataccccatggtctcgcagaggctaccaccATAGGTTATATATGATAGGTTATGCGTAACAACCTTCCTACCAATGCATaagggatatgcaatattattaCGCATattcacttattcgttttagaacccacaaTCAGTCAACCATTTttgtgtaccagttggtaactggttataagcctgacatttgtgttcttacgcatttttggttgcactatatatgtgacattacgagtccacatcgtactatgatgggtcacgaaaataatcaagtaattttgttggatatttactctcaacaattatccgcatttgaAAACCTTTGGCagaagatctcttaccgctagatttgcgggttatcactttaatgagacaatcttcccatcattagggggagataagaaaaagtattttctaagggaacgacaagaattgtcgtggtgtgttcccactgtgtctcatattgattcttgtactccacaaatgaaaatgtgaagtgaaagaataatcgattttcagaatgtacattgatgtccctaaagtgatgagatcacacataccagctgcaaacctacctgtaaggttacaaatcctcaataagggatatacaccataaactaaggtgttacaactacacttagtggaagtgtggttgaggttgtggctccataaaggaagttggagagaccacttggctcgatcaatcctcacctagaaaggaagtagatgaggaaggcacaacttacttaaatcatcagaaatcatctcataagattgtctctgaatatgtccatgaatcaaactggaggacgctccgaagtttaatgattccagagaacaatgacatcccaagtggattatgagaatgctcacgagtcaatggaaagatcgtgcgagcatattgatgattaatttcatatacacttgtTTAAGAAAATAGAGCAAGATAagatcgaaccaagctccttgttgcttaatgtcaacgaagagcatatttggcctatacaatccaggtaaaACTTGgctctttgacaaatatacaggtatatggtgtggtagtgctaaccaaccaagtgtaaatcctattggacatacatgattaatttgtcacaaagcataatgagaagaaagaagtctCAAaggataaagactcgccttgtggcgcgaggtttctcacaaagccctggaattattctcttgtaatgaacgttatagcgttccgctacttagttatcttggtaatttcaaaaggacttgaaatgcagcatatgtatgtggttgttacgaatctctaaaagaatcaagagataacagatatttacaaaagtacttgatagccttttgtttcccaaatcaagtgactctaaaccacaaagtgcgtttacagttagatataacgctcacttatagattgaagcaatcaggcgaatgtggtatacccgtctaagtgacaatttgatttggaggggataaacaagtaagttattttcattgcgtattcacaagaaagttcctgatttggaattatagctatctatgtcgatgataatgacatgatgggtactctttaTATACTAAGAGACCTTAAaatctatttgaaatccgaatttgagatgaaaaatctggggaaagctcgaccgaatactgagtatgtggtatattattccaccagtttgcagttttctaaagttttcaggcaatttaataaagacatgcatcctgatagcactcccatgattagtcgaggttcaaatgtaagtaagtgaccatttcgtctaaaggaagatgacgaagatgtgttggggatgaaattcccatatctaattACAATATacacattgttgtacttagtgtagtaatatactcgattaaattttacatcctcatggaacttgttagctagatatagctcagcgccaacgcaacgtcattggaatggtacaatgaatgtaatcatgtacttaaaagtaaccattgacatgagtttgttttatcccaacaaagacataaaaatgaatgttaaaggaactgcaatccaaaggttgttgattacgaaggaacaataatctcttctccaacgaaagtaatcagggagatatggtagactattttctaagtcattaccgatattcagtttcgaaaagtacatgattaaaggaactgtctggaacaactctgaaagtaatcagggggatatgccgacatcagggggaggatccaaggatatgatgtcgacatattttacttcgaaattgaagttgtgttgtactctttttcccttcgatcgagaatagtttttcccaaagggttttgttactcgacaaggtttttagcgagacaacactaaaaacatcaagtatgttgaacgttgaagacatagagatcgcgttgatattactgaaaacatctgaatcaaagaaatgaaacgcgatattctcttaagcaacgtaacttccagaatcaacaacatggtcttataaacactcaagtcaccaaagtaaagtgtgataaactccttttgaatgcattagactaatgaaaattatctgacatcagggggagcatctaatggtatgttgaactattttccttcaccgaggttgctttttcctacaaggttttgttactcggcaaggtttttaatgatacaacaacaaacaccgggaatgtaatttcccagctaaggctattatctttcccacgaggatcttatgccttaggagttgtgaggcaactagtcaacttcaacggagcaaagtgatcatctgcattggatcacctttacttgcatctgtcacgttgtacactttttccttcgtatcccactgggttttccttgtcaaggttttaatgaggcaatgtatatgcatccaactatgttctaagtttacttaaaattgtactctttttctttagctcaggttTTGTCCTCTGGGTTAGCCTGAcaaagttttaacgagacaattaacttagactcgtcgatctttgaagatcatattgcatgtgatgaactacatgtaaagtacgagacaacatgtgaagtactacatgtgaagagttgtaccaaggttttccccactgggtttttccttatcAAAGTTTTTATGAGGCAATTGATTTGAGCAAAAGTCACCAAGGAGAGGACAACATTTTAATAACTATATTCGAAGAATTTTATGTGAAGCACTGTATACggagttctattggaccgcacaagggggagtgttgtagggcttacAGCCCACGGATGTGGGGCCCAACTAGGAACCTAGGGTTTCCCTTTAcatatatataaaggatattgtatccatgtaactccattatcctgatcaatagaaacctctctttgtctttttattttctccatattttccactGCAACATCAACACTAATCATAGTATTTGTGATTTCCACATTCAGCGCCATTCCATGGTCGTGCTCTTGCACGAATGATATTTATTGTGGATTCACGGCCTTTAAAAAAAACTGGGTGTTACAAACGGCAGTTTATTATATAGATGCCCACTTTAAAGGAACCCTATTATTTGGGAACGaagtatgtaaactctataaatagagtcctAACCTTTGTATTTTACACACTAATGAATAAAAAATTTCTCTCTTGTCTTCCCCTCTATTTCGTGTCTCCTTCTCTATTTTCTATTCCACAAGACTGGGCATTTATTTCCTTCTAATTCCCGACTCCCGCTCATTGTAATCGCCCGTTAATTTGCTCATTTTTCCTTTGCTCTTTTTGTGCTCACAAAACGCTTTAAAAAgtttaaacaaaaacaaaacaagataatATTCAAGTTTGAGCTACACTAAACTAGAATACAAATTAAACATAAAGATGTGTATACTCCGCTTACAGTTTTTTGGTTGCTTACAGTTATTTTCTCCTAAAGCACTCAGTGAAGCAAAGCTATTCATGCGAGGAATGGCTTTAAAGGGTAACATAGAACTTGTTTGTTTATCATCCACGAGCTGTTGGATAGCTGCGGTTTTGGGGTCGTCAATGAATAGCTGCATTCTCCCGCAGTACTGCTTCTTCAGTACCACAGGTTTTCCGCTATTCGTAAGGGGGAAGGGATCATACATACTCTAGGTTGTGGAGCGACTGCATAGAAGGGTGCGCTGGTGGTGGTCAAGATGGTGGCGACGTTCAATAGTCGCCCATTTTTGCAATTATCAAGTGCACAACTAATGAAGTAGAAAGGATAGGTATATCAAGCTTTATAATTAATCTTGGTCTGCTATCACTCCTAATGATCAGTGGGCTTGGGTGTTCCCAGATTCGATGATTAATCTTGGGAAAACTTGGTCTAACACTACTCTATCTCTTAATGGTAAAGTTATATGGGATCTTATTATCTGCAGCTATTGTGTGGGTATTATGGAGGGAGCTAAACTGTCGtacttttgaagagaagtatgtTTACAAGACTGATGAAGACTTGTGTACAGATGTGAAATCTCTAGTGCTAACTTGGGCTGCAAGTTTTGGCAAAAGAGTTCATTTAAACTTCTCTTATACTGTGCGTAACTGGAGTACAGTTTTtgtgtaattttctttttttttttcttcttttctttactaCCTCTGGTGGTATAGTTGTTTGTACATTCTTCTATCTTTTAATAAAGCTCTCtcttctgatcaaaaaaaaaaaaaaaagctttatAATGTTTTTCCATCGTTGATTGACGCAATTATAGCCGACATATTGCAATGATAACATCCGGAAATCCCTACCTTGAGAACGTAATAATTCCAGCATTCAAAATGTAGAGAATTTCCGACTCTGAATCTCTTGGTTCCCCATTCATACATATCTATGTTATTTGCATCAGGTTCACGCAAACCTACTTTACCATTGAAACAACAGCACTTGATCACTGACTATAATATCAGCCTGGTTCTTTCCTTTGGGATTTGAGTGCTACCCTGTTTTAAGCATTTGAGAATTTTCGGAACCAAAGGCGAGACAGACAAGAGTGGACagaacaatttctttatttttatacTCCAGATTTTCATTAAGCAGTCAATGAGTTTTGGTTTATTGGACAATAAACTGAAGTACGAATTATACTAAGAACTCTACGAATACTTTTCCTAGAACATTAAGTTCAAGCTAAAATAAACTAGAATAGGGAGTTAAATTAAACATTGATATAAATTAAGCATAAAATACCGCACGCCGCCCAAGCTTCCGCTGATACTTCTTTCGCTGCTTACACTTTTCTCCCGTAGCAGTCAGTGATATAAAGCTATTTATGTGGGGAATGGCTTCAAACTCTAACATCGCACTTACTTGATTATCCTCCATGAGAGGTTCGATAGTTCCAGTTTTAGGATCATAAATGGAGAGATTTACATGATACACACTCCCACATGGATAACAGTGTCTCTTCAACAACAGAAGCTTTCCGCTATTTGTAAGGGCGAGTGGATTGTACATATTCCATTTCCATTCATTTTCAGGTATACAGTATACTGAACTCCTTGCTCCAAGTCCAACACTGGTTACTGCCTTGTTCTTCCCTATTGTCAATCTTGTTACTATTAATCTTCCTTAGCGACCATATATCCACAGCTTTATCTAATTCAAGATGAATAACACGTAAAAATCTTCCCAGAACCCTTAATTGAAAATGGTGCTTCTTCCCATCATAACCAGGTGGAAGGAAACAAGGTGGAGACTGAACCTCTTCAAATTTCTCTTCGGCCAAATCGAAAGCCATTATTTTCATTGTTGCATAGTCCAGCCAATGGAGAGCTCCATTTGCAAGCATACCTGCGTTTGATATATAATAAGGCCGTTTCCAATCGCCTTTGATTTCTCCTTTCTCTCTCCACCCACTGCCGCTTCCAAGTGTGTATACTTGAATTAGCCCCTCAGGATAGACTCTGACAATCTTGTACTCATTCGAAGAAGGAAGGTATCCGAATCCGCTTATATAATCTGGAGGATCCTGATCTGGGTTTTTCTCTAGCAAATTGACATATTCTTTAGTCATGTGATTGCATATGTAGAAACCATGCTTGTCAGAGAAGGGTACATGGTAACACACCAGGCCATTACAGGAGCCAACTATTGGCTCCTATTGTTGTTCAGTTGAGGGTGGTTCAGTGCTGACATTGACTTGCTTGTGTAAGTAAACGGTTTATTCTCATGATAATCTGCATAATGAACTCCTAGCTTGTACATATCATAATTGACGAATTGAATCGAAAAGAGAATACCCAAACCAGCATCTGTAGGTTCTGTACGATCACCATCAGAATCAGCATCACCATCATCAAGCCGTAGTAACTTGCGTTGAAAGCGTAAGTGCATATCAGCAAAACAAGGAAGACGGATGACACTTAGCCATGTTCTGGAGACTAATTTGCAATCGAAGACTGTTCGGAACGGTAAACGAGATAATATGCTTAGTATTATCTCTGTTGGGAAAACACTCAGAGTTCCATTGTTTTCTTCTATTTCGTTATTCTTTTTCTGTTTCCTACCCCTCTTCGACATGATTGATAGCTAGGGGTTTTCGTTTCTCAgtttgggagaagagaggaggggAGAGCGTTTCTCGCGAGTTTTTCGGGTTTTTTATGTCAACAGGACTTCTCTTTCTCCGTTTTATACTCGCGAGAAACACGGTGGTTTTGGGTTACTTGACGGTGGATACGTTAAAAAACGGCCAACATTAATCTTAGTATTTGTAATTTTGTAATTTCCCCCTTTCAGCGCCATCCTGGTTGTGCGCTCGCACGAATGACATTTATTGTGTTGATCACGGccgttacaaaaataaaataaaataattttgggAATCTATTTCCCTCTAACTCTAATCCTCAACTCCCACTCATTGTAATTGCCCGTTAGCACTCTCTATCGTGCAGTAACCAAAAATTGAAACCCCTCTCAGTTAATGCCCTTTTTGGTGCGTATAGGATTTGAGAGCCATCATAAAACAGTCCAAACTAAGCATAAACTAAGCTTCAAATTATACTTTTGTCCTTCTATTATTTTGTATTTACGAAaagttttcacaaaaaaaaaagaacaaaagaagatAACATTCAAGTTCGAGCTACACTAAACTAGAATATGAATTAAACATTAAGATGTGTATACTCCGCTTATGGTTTTTTCGTTGATAACAGTTCTTTTCTCCTAGAGCATTCAGTGTAATAAAGGACCGGCTTCAAACTCTAACAGGTACTTGCTTGATTATCATCCACGAGTTTGGCTAGCTCCGGTTTTAGGGTTGTAAATGGAGAGCTTTACATGATACATTCTCCCACTGTGCTTCTTCAATAACACAAGTTTTCCTCTATTCGTAAAGGTGAACTGGTCATACACAGCAAGAGGAGGAGGTTGCATTGGTGGTAGTCAACCCTTATTGACTTCAGCTGCTGCAGTGGTGCTAACTGCTAACAGGAAAATGTAGAAGACGCCAATATAGATGATGCCATGTTTTTGTTCACCATTTTTATTTCAGAAGGTCTGGAGCACTGAAAATGAAAAATTGGTGGTTCTCGTCCGGTAAACAAAAGCTCTATGACCTTCTGAATAAATGAACGGAGAGATTGGAATGCGTTTGAGATTTGAGTTTGAGTGCTATATCATATTCCTAAGTTGATTGTTACTTGTGCCATATTTTGGCATGCAATTATTATTAGTTCGTTCTCTCATTATCCGGTATTTTAAGCATTTGAAAGTTTTCGGAACCAAAAAGGCGAAAAAAACAAGagggaacaaacaaaatataagGCCATTACAGATGAGAGTTGCTGATAAATATGTCACAAGTTACATTACTAAGACCATATACATTATACAATACTGAGAATCTATTTCCTTAAAATCGTCCCTAAAGTTAAATCCAAACCAatttctgaagatgaagaagagtttAAACCTGAATGCATTACTGAATCAATCTCCACTGGTGGAGGATAAGGAGGCAAATTCAAATTCAGCACGCAACCATCTCTTGCTGAAGCTGAGGTGCTCGGCAATTGATGAAAGATGGGCCATCTTCAAATTTCTCCCAATGGCACCTCATGTGCCCGCCAAGAGCTTGGCCAGTAGAAAAAACCCTGAAGCAAATCCCACATTTATGCCTAGAATCCATAGGCATTTTCTCCTGTTTGTCACCTGTTTCATGACTGAGATCAAGTTGGCAGTTTGGGTCGTCTTCACTGCTTTGTGCCATTGCAAAACAACCCTTTACATTTTTGTGACTAGCCCTATGACCGCCTAACGCTTGGTGAGACCCAAAAACCTTCTTGCAACTAGAACACTCAAATCGACTATTCGAACTTGATGATGGAGCACTGCCTTCTGCAAATCCTAACTGTGGTGGTGGCTCTGGTTCTCTATCGCCATAACCTGCCGCATCTAATGAATCACCATCCCTGTACCAACTAATACACTGTGCAGTTATAGGAACTGAACCATTTGCAAGCATTAATAGACATGTTGCAGCTTCATAATCTTCTACGTTAGTACTCCAATTTGAGGC
This genomic stretch from Papaver somniferum cultivar HN1 chromosome 5, ASM357369v1, whole genome shotgun sequence harbors:
- the LOC113277518 gene encoding zinc finger protein ZAT3-like → MSNNSNTDSNPSLSTSPFSSQQEIVEVFSSPVIHAGDITGSIAEGFSEKHKKKRSKLIRISGSNLNVTSSSQSNVYPKFKSTKKQEANAPPNNNIRPCSECGRQFWSRKALFGHMRCHPERQWRGINPPPNYRKPVPLPLPPPSTEQQGLGIVVASNWSTNVEDYEAATCLLMLANGSVPITAQCISWYRDGDSLDAAGYGDREPEPPPQLGFAEGSAPSSSSNSRFECSSCKKVFGSHQALGGHRASHKNVKGCFAMAQSSEDDPNCQLDLSHETGDKQEKMPMDSRHKCGICFRVFSTGQALGGHMRCHWEKFEDGPSFINCRAPQLQQEMVAC
- the LOC113279177 gene encoding F-box protein At3g07870-like, with the protein product MTKEYVNLLEKNPDQDPPDYISGFGYLPSSNEYKIVRVYPEGLIQVYTLGSGSGWREKGEIKGDWKRPYYISNAGMLANGALHWLDYATMKIMAFDLAEEKFEEVQSPPCFLPPGYDGKKHHFQLRVLGRFLRVIHLELDKAVDIWSLRKINSNKIDNREEQGSNQCWTWSKEFSILYT